One Streptomyces sp. CNQ-509 DNA window includes the following coding sequences:
- a CDS encoding RNA polymerase sigma factor translates to MTEPDRGTDFEAFVLETSAAFSRVARAEASGDLHSAEDAVQVAYMRMFTSWEKIVARPGDRAAYGRTAVRHAVIDQFRRNQRMAPTPLQELPEQESRIGIPDAAYEMIKEGIDELVAKLPDRQRQVITLCILQDVSPEDAGKRLRLKEESVKRNIRMAIKNLKKYVNESGEEGTG, encoded by the coding sequence GTGACCGAGCCCGACCGGGGCACGGACTTCGAGGCGTTCGTTCTCGAGACCAGCGCGGCGTTCTCCCGCGTGGCCCGGGCCGAAGCAAGTGGCGACCTGCACAGCGCGGAAGACGCTGTGCAGGTCGCGTACATGCGCATGTTCACGTCGTGGGAGAAGATCGTGGCGCGGCCCGGTGATCGGGCCGCCTACGGCCGTACCGCGGTCAGGCACGCGGTGATCGACCAGTTCCGGCGCAACCAGCGCATGGCTCCTACGCCGTTACAGGAACTGCCCGAGCAGGAATCCCGGATCGGCATCCCCGATGCCGCCTACGAGATGATCAAAGAGGGTATCGATGAGTTAGTCGCCAAACTTCCCGACCGGCAGCGGCAGGTCATCACCCTGTGCATTCTCCAGGACGTCAGTCCTGAAGACGCCGGGAAGCGCCTGCGCCTTAAGGAGGAGTCGGTGAAGCGCAACATCCGCATGGCCATCAAGAACCTGAAGAAGTACGTCAACGAGAGCGGCGAGGAGGGAACCGGATGA
- a CDS encoding PadR family transcriptional regulator, with protein sequence MAKTPRMTLQTQLVLRALLESPADARYGLELSQEAGLPTGTIHPILARLENAGWLESFWEDRGEIEKTDPPRPRRRFYRFTSGGAEAARLALAAAYQGGAASARLRPAEGLGS encoded by the coding sequence ATGGCCAAGACGCCGCGCATGACGCTCCAGACACAACTGGTGCTGCGGGCCCTGCTGGAGAGCCCCGCCGACGCCCGCTACGGCCTTGAGCTCTCCCAGGAAGCAGGGCTTCCCACCGGCACCATCCATCCGATCCTCGCCCGACTGGAGAACGCCGGATGGCTTGAGTCGTTCTGGGAAGACCGGGGTGAGATCGAGAAGACCGACCCGCCCCGCCCACGCCGACGCTTCTACCGCTTCACCTCCGGCGGGGCGGAGGCAGCCCGCCTCGCTCTCGCTGCCGCCTACCAGGGAGGCGCCGCCTCAGCACGTCTGCGCCCCGCTGAAGGCTTGGGGAGTTGA
- a CDS encoding tetratricopeptide repeat protein, with protein sequence MCDIPVPAAQQTEAGYFDGSLFIDLHGYDESPVGAGQALEAFLRALGVAHDAIPEAAEERAALYRSELAALAGRGRRLLIVADNASSADQVRPLLPGGDAHQLLITSRHTLATLNARLLDLGVLTPQAAAALIRHTLLTADPTDRRAAGTGTDLENLARLCGYLPLALHITAALLILEPGKTVAELTAELATAQSRLSYLDDGDRAVRASFDLSYRRLPSDHAALFRQLALNPGPDIGLGAAAALADCPQPAVRVTLRGLVQAHLLNCADQRWSMHDLVRDYATELAHRISRPSQHGGDEQAGQEAATEQTRLHRRLLEHYAATAASACAHLGAQAASPASGEFADRGEALAWLDDERANLTGSVTAAADAGHRDIAVSLPVVLYDYLTWRGYYDDLISVMTTACRVAHQSGALAAEAGASNNLGIALSEASRYEEAFRAYERAHDLFASLENDKERGKVLNGLGSALRESGRPAEALKAHQEAVAVQRAAGDLREQAAALNNLSLVS encoded by the coding sequence ATGTGCGACATCCCCGTCCCGGCCGCTCAGCAGACGGAAGCCGGCTACTTCGACGGCAGCCTCTTCATCGACCTGCACGGGTACGACGAGAGCCCGGTTGGCGCCGGCCAGGCCCTGGAGGCATTCCTGCGGGCTCTCGGTGTCGCCCATGACGCCATTCCGGAGGCAGCCGAGGAGCGTGCAGCGCTGTACCGGTCCGAGTTGGCTGCTCTAGCCGGCCGGGGGCGACGCCTGCTGATCGTGGCCGACAACGCCTCGAGCGCCGACCAGGTGCGCCCTCTGCTCCCCGGTGGCGACGCGCACCAGCTCTTAATCACCTCTCGGCACACCCTGGCGACCCTGAATGCGCGGCTCCTCGACCTTGGTGTCCTCACTCCTCAAGCAGCGGCGGCGCTCATTCGTCACACGCTGCTGACGGCCGACCCTACCGACCGGCGCGCTGCCGGCACCGGCACGGACCTCGAAAATCTGGCGCGCTTGTGCGGCTACCTGCCGCTGGCGCTGCATATCACCGCCGCCCTGCTGATCCTGGAACCTGGCAAGACCGTCGCCGAGCTCACCGCGGAACTAGCGACGGCCCAATCCAGACTGAGCTATCTGGACGACGGCGACCGCGCTGTACGCGCGTCCTTCGACCTCTCCTACCGCCGGCTGCCTTCGGATCATGCCGCGCTCTTTCGTCAGCTGGCGCTCAACCCCGGACCCGACATCGGGCTCGGCGCAGCGGCGGCTCTCGCTGACTGTCCGCAGCCGGCGGTTCGCGTCACACTGCGAGGACTCGTTCAGGCACACCTGCTCAACTGCGCGGACCAGCGCTGGTCGATGCACGACCTCGTACGGGACTACGCCACCGAACTCGCGCACCGCATCTCCCGCCCATCGCAGCACGGCGGCGACGAACAAGCCGGCCAGGAGGCTGCGACGGAACAGACACGCCTGCACCGCCGACTGCTGGAGCACTATGCGGCAACCGCCGCCTCCGCGTGTGCGCATCTCGGCGCGCAGGCAGCATCTCCCGCTTCGGGCGAGTTCGCCGACCGGGGCGAGGCACTCGCGTGGCTGGACGACGAACGGGCCAACCTGACAGGGTCCGTGACCGCCGCGGCAGACGCCGGACACCGCGACATCGCCGTCAGCCTCCCGGTGGTCCTCTACGACTACCTCACCTGGCGCGGGTACTACGACGACCTGATATCCGTCATGACGACCGCCTGCCGCGTCGCCCACCAGTCGGGAGCACTGGCTGCCGAAGCCGGAGCGTCGAACAACCTCGGCATCGCACTGAGCGAGGCCTCACGCTACGAGGAAGCATTCCGCGCCTACGAGCGAGCGCACGACCTCTTCGCTTCGCTGGAAAACGACAAGGAGCGAGGCAAGGTACTCAACGGGCTCGGCTCGGCCCTGCGGGAATCCGGGAGGCCCGCCGAAGCACTGAAGGCCCACCAGGAGGCCGTCGCGGTCCAGCGGGCCGCGGGTGACCTCCGCGAACAAGCCGCTGCACTGAACAATCTCTCCCTAGTGTCCTGA
- a CDS encoding IS630 family transposase: protein MPGPKPLPVVLSDEELRVLRCWLRKQTAAQALVLRSRIVLACAEGLPNAQVAEDLRISRETVRKWRARFVKDRLEGLTDRPRPGPPRRITDEQVEALVTKTLDEKPSSGDSHWSTRSMAEATGMSQSAVSRIWRAFGLKPHTMETWKLSTDPEFVTKVRDVVGIYLCPPENALVLAVDEKSQIQALDRTQPVLPMAPTTPARMPHDYVRHGTTSLFAALDIASGSVIAQHYRRHRHTEFLRFLKTIDAAVPKDLDLHLVLDNYATHKTEAVKKWLLRHPRFHLHFTPTSASWLNLVERWFAELTRRKLRRSAHRSVIELERDIRGWINEWNKNPKPFVWTKTADEILENLAAYCQRTNDSRH, encoded by the coding sequence ATGCCTGGTCCGAAGCCGTTGCCGGTGGTGCTGTCCGACGAAGAACTCCGTGTGTTGCGATGCTGGTTGAGGAAGCAGACGGCTGCTCAGGCTCTGGTGCTGAGGTCCCGGATTGTGCTGGCGTGTGCGGAGGGCTTGCCGAACGCGCAGGTCGCGGAGGACCTGCGGATTTCGCGGGAGACGGTACGCAAGTGGCGGGCGAGGTTCGTCAAAGACCGGCTGGAGGGCCTGACGGACAGGCCGCGTCCGGGGCCGCCGCGCAGGATCACGGACGAGCAGGTCGAGGCACTGGTGACCAAGACCCTGGACGAGAAGCCGTCGTCGGGGGATTCGCACTGGTCGACGCGGTCGATGGCCGAAGCGACCGGCATGTCGCAGTCCGCGGTCTCGCGGATCTGGCGGGCGTTCGGGCTCAAGCCCCACACCATGGAGACGTGGAAGCTGTCCACGGACCCGGAGTTCGTCACCAAGGTCCGCGACGTCGTCGGGATCTACCTCTGCCCGCCGGAGAACGCGCTGGTCCTGGCGGTGGACGAGAAGTCGCAGATCCAGGCCCTGGACCGCACCCAGCCAGTGCTGCCCATGGCCCCGACGACGCCGGCGAGGATGCCCCACGACTATGTCCGGCACGGCACCACCAGCCTGTTCGCCGCCCTCGACATCGCCTCCGGATCGGTCATAGCCCAGCACTACCGGCGCCACCGCCACACCGAGTTCCTGCGCTTCCTGAAAACCATCGACGCGGCCGTCCCGAAGGACCTTGACCTGCACCTGGTCCTGGACAACTACGCCACCCACAAGACCGAAGCGGTCAAGAAGTGGCTGCTGCGCCACCCGCGCTTCCACCTGCACTTCACCCCCACCTCCGCATCCTGGCTGAACCTCGTCGAGCGCTGGTTCGCCGAGCTGACCCGCCGCAAACTCCGCCGCTCGGCCCACCGCAGCGTCATCGAGCTGGAACGCGACATCCGCGGCTGGATCAACGAGTGGAACAAGAACCCCAAGCCGTTCGTGTGGACCAAGACCGCCGACGAGATCCTCGAAAACCTCGCCGCATACTGCCAGCGAACTAACGACTCAAGACACTAG